One genomic window of Parus major isolate Abel chromosome 11, Parus_major1.1, whole genome shotgun sequence includes the following:
- the CBFA2T3 gene encoding protein CBFA2T3 isoform X2, with protein sequence MLADNAETPAATMPDSPADVKTQARSTPPSMPPPPAATQGATRHPSFTPSTNRDAGPPTFLPRGRFHGCLKWSMVCLLMNGSSHSPTAINGAPSTPNGFSNGPATSSSASLSTHQLPPACGARQLSKLKRFLTTLQQFGNDISPEIGERVRTLVLGLVNSTLTIEEFHAKLQEATNFPLRPFVIPFLKANLPLLQRELLHCARMAKQTPAQYLAQHEQLLLDANASSPIDSSELLLEVGESGKRRTPDRTKENGLDRDPLHPEHLSKRPCTMSPAQRYSPSNGLSHPPNGLGHPPAGPPLPQHYRLEDMAMAHHYRDTYRHPDPRELRERQRPAAVHGTRQEEVIDHRLTDREWAEEWKHLNNLLNCIMDMVEKTRRSLTVLRRCQEADREELNHWIRRYSDAEDMKKGSPPSARPHNSSSAAAEAPQLDAHRDFAPRPLSGYMPEEIWRKAEAVNEVKRQAMSELQKAVSDAERKAHELITTERAKMERALAEAKRQASEDALTVINQQEDSSESCWNCGRKASETCSGCNTARYCGSFCQHKDWEKHHHVCGQTLQGLPGPAAPGPGQPDGVPAMASSPSEAGSVAASRAGTPATPAPLDSASR encoded by the exons ATAACGCGGAGACTCCGGCCGCCACCATGCCCGACTCGCCGGCCGATGTGAAGACTCAGGCCCGCTCCACGCCGCCCAGCATGCCCCCGCCGCCGGCCGCCACGCAGGGAGCCACACGCCACCCCTCCTTCACACCCAGCACCA ATCGAGACGCTGGCCCTCCGACGTTTCTGCCTCGCGGCCGTTTTCATGGTTGCTTGAAATGGTCGATGGTCTGTCTTT TGATGAACGGGAGCAGCCACTCACCGACCGCCATCAATGGGGCTCCATCCACCCCCAACGGGTTCAGCAACGGCCCGGCCACCTCCTCCAGCGCCTCCCTGTCCACCCACCAGCTCCCTCCGGCCTGCGGCGCCCGCCAGCTCTCCAAGCTCAAGCGCTTCCTCACCACCCTGCAGCAGTTCGGGAACGACATCTCCCCTGAGATCGGGGAGCGGGTGCGCACCCTCGTCCTGGGGCTCGTG AACTCCACCCTCACCATTGAGGAGTTTCACGCCAAGCTCCAAGAGGCCACCAACTTCCCGCTGCGACCCTTCGTCATCCCCTTCCTCAAG GCCAACCTGCCGCTGCTGCAGCGGGAGCTGCTGCACTGCGCCCGCATGGCCAAGCAGACCCCGGCCCAGTACCTGGCCCAGCAcgagcagctgctgctggacgCCAACGCCTCCTCTCCCATCGACTCCTCCgagctgctcctggaggtgGGCGAGAGCGGCAAGAGGAGGACGCCAGACAG GACCAAAGAGAACGGTTTGGACCGAGACCCCCTGCACCCCGAGCACCTCAGCAAGCGGCCGTGCACCATGAGCCCAGCGCAGCGCTACAGCCCCAGCAACGGGCTGAGCCACCCCCCGAACGGGCTGGGGCACCCCCCGGCCGGgccccccctgccccagcactaCCGCCTGGAGGACATGGCCATGGCACACCACTACCGGGACACCTACCGGCACCCCGACCCCCGGGAGCTCCGTGAGCGCCAGCGGCCCGCCG CCGTGCACGGGACGCGGCAGGAGGAGGTGATCGACCACCGGCTCACGGACAGGGAATGGGCGGAGGAGTGGAAACACCTCAACAAC CTGCTCAACTGCATCATGGACATGGTGGAGAAGACGCGGCGGTCGCTGACGGTGCTGCGGCGGTGCCAGGAGGCCGATCGCGAGGAGCTCAACCACTGGATCCGGCGCTACAGCGACGCCGAGGACATGAAGAAAGGCAGCCCCCCCTCCGCACGCCCCCACAACTCCTCTTCCGCCGCCGCCGAGGCTCCCCAGTTAG ACGCTCACCGGGACTTCGCGCCGCGCCCGCTCTCCGGGTACATGCCCGAGGAGATCTGGAGGAAGGCTG AAGCCGTGAACGAGGTGAAGCGCCAGGCCATGTCCGAGCTGCAGAAGGCCGTGTCGGACGCCGAGCGGAAAGCCCACGAGCTGATCACGACGGAGCGCGCCAAGATGGAGCGGGCCTTGGCCGAGGCCAAACGCCAGGCGTCCGAGGATGCCCTCACCGTCATCAATCAGCAGGAGGACTCGAGCGAG agctgctggaactgCGGGCGGAAAGCGAGCGAGACGTGCAGCGGCTGCAACACCGCGCGCTACTGCGGCTCCTTCTGCCAGCACAAGGATTGGGAGAAGCACCACCACGTCTGCGGGCAGACTCTGCAGGGGCTGCCGGGCCCCGCTGCCCCCGGGCCGGGCCAGCCCGATGGGGTGCCCGCCATGGCCAGCAGCCCCAGCGAGGCGGGCTCGGTGGCCGCGTCCCGCGCCGGCACTCCGGCCACGCCGGCGCCGCTGGACAGCGCGTCCCGCTGA
- the CBFA2T3 gene encoding protein CBFA2T3 isoform X5, producing MNGSSHSPTAINGAPSTPNGFSNGPATSSSASLSTHQLPPACGARQLSKLKRFLTTLQQFGNDISPEIGERVRTLVLGLVNSTLTIEEFHAKLQEATNFPLRPFVIPFLKANLPLLQRELLHCARMAKQTPAQYLAQHEQLLLDANASSPIDSSELLLEVGESGKRRTPDRTKENGLDRDPLHPEHLSKRPCTMSPAQRYSPSNGLSHPPNGLGHPPAGPPLPQHYRLEDMAMAHHYRDTYRHPDPRELRERQRPAAVHGTRQEEVIDHRLTDREWAEEWKHLNNLLNCIMDMVEKTRRSLTVLRRCQEADREELNHWIRRYSDAEDMKKGSPPSARPHNSSSAAAEAPQLDAHRDFAPRPLSGYMPEEIWRKAEEAVNEVKRQAMSELQKAVSDAERKAHELITTERAKMERALAEAKRQASEDALTVINQQEDSSESCWNCGRKASETCSGCNTARYCGSFCQHKDWEKHHHVCGQTLQGLPGPAAPGPGQPDGVPAMASSPSEAGSVAASRAGTPATPAPLDSASR from the exons ATGAACGGGAGCAGCCACTCACCGACCGCCATCAATGGGGCTCCATCCACCCCCAACGGGTTCAGCAACGGCCCGGCCACCTCCTCCAGCGCCTCCCTGTCCACCCACCAGCTCCCTCCGGCCTGCGGCGCCCGCCAGCTCTCCAAGCTCAAGCGCTTCCTCACCACCCTGCAGCAGTTCGGGAACGACATCTCCCCTGAGATCGGGGAGCGGGTGCGCACCCTCGTCCTGGGGCTCGTG AACTCCACCCTCACCATTGAGGAGTTTCACGCCAAGCTCCAAGAGGCCACCAACTTCCCGCTGCGACCCTTCGTCATCCCCTTCCTCAAG GCCAACCTGCCGCTGCTGCAGCGGGAGCTGCTGCACTGCGCCCGCATGGCCAAGCAGACCCCGGCCCAGTACCTGGCCCAGCAcgagcagctgctgctggacgCCAACGCCTCCTCTCCCATCGACTCCTCCgagctgctcctggaggtgGGCGAGAGCGGCAAGAGGAGGACGCCAGACAG GACCAAAGAGAACGGTTTGGACCGAGACCCCCTGCACCCCGAGCACCTCAGCAAGCGGCCGTGCACCATGAGCCCAGCGCAGCGCTACAGCCCCAGCAACGGGCTGAGCCACCCCCCGAACGGGCTGGGGCACCCCCCGGCCGGgccccccctgccccagcactaCCGCCTGGAGGACATGGCCATGGCACACCACTACCGGGACACCTACCGGCACCCCGACCCCCGGGAGCTCCGTGAGCGCCAGCGGCCCGCCG CCGTGCACGGGACGCGGCAGGAGGAGGTGATCGACCACCGGCTCACGGACAGGGAATGGGCGGAGGAGTGGAAACACCTCAACAAC CTGCTCAACTGCATCATGGACATGGTGGAGAAGACGCGGCGGTCGCTGACGGTGCTGCGGCGGTGCCAGGAGGCCGATCGCGAGGAGCTCAACCACTGGATCCGGCGCTACAGCGACGCCGAGGACATGAAGAAAGGCAGCCCCCCCTCCGCACGCCCCCACAACTCCTCTTCCGCCGCCGCCGAGGCTCCCCAGTTAG ACGCTCACCGGGACTTCGCGCCGCGCCCGCTCTCCGGGTACATGCCCGAGGAGATCTGGAGGAAGGCTG AAGAAGCCGTGAACGAGGTGAAGCGCCAGGCCATGTCCGAGCTGCAGAAGGCCGTGTCGGACGCCGAGCGGAAAGCCCACGAGCTGATCACGACGGAGCGCGCCAAGATGGAGCGGGCCTTGGCCGAGGCCAAACGCCAGGCGTCCGAGGATGCCCTCACCGTCATCAATCAGCAGGAGGACTCGAGCGAG agctgctggaactgCGGGCGGAAAGCGAGCGAGACGTGCAGCGGCTGCAACACCGCGCGCTACTGCGGCTCCTTCTGCCAGCACAAGGATTGGGAGAAGCACCACCACGTCTGCGGGCAGACTCTGCAGGGGCTGCCGGGCCCCGCTGCCCCCGGGCCGGGCCAGCCCGATGGGGTGCCCGCCATGGCCAGCAGCCCCAGCGAGGCGGGCTCGGTGGCCGCGTCCCGCGCCGGCACTCCGGCCACGCCGGCGCCGCTGGACAGCGCGTCCCGCTGA
- the TRAPPC2L gene encoding trafficking protein particle complex subunit 2-like protein, with protein MAVCIAVIAKENYPLYIRSVPTENELKFHYTVHTSLDVVDEKISAMGKALVDQRELYLGLLYPTEDYKVYGYVTNSKVKFVMVVDSSNTALRDNEIRSMFRKLHNSYTDIMCNPFYNPGDRIHSRAFDTMVNSMMMQVC; from the exons ATGGCGGTGTGCATCGCCGTGATCGCCAAGGAG AATTACCCCCTGTACATCCGGAGCGTCCCCACAGAGAACGAGCTGAAGTTCCACTACACCGTGCACACCTCCCTGGACGTGGTGGATGAGAAGATCTCAGCCATGGGCAAAGCCCTGGTGGACCAGAGGGAGCTGTACCTGGGGCTCCTCTACCCCACTGAAGACTACAAGGT GTACGGCTACGTGACCAACTCCAAGGTGAAGTTTGTCATGGTGGTGGATTCCTCCAACACAGCCCTGAGGGACAACGAGATCCGCAGT ATGTTCCGAAAGCTGCACAATTCCTACACAGACATCATGTGTAACCCTTTCTATAACCCTGGGGACAGGATCCATTCCAG ggCTTTTGATACCATGGTGAACTCCATGATGATGCAGGTGTGCTGA
- the CBFA2T3 gene encoding protein CBFA2T3 isoform X3 gives MPDSPADVKTQARSTPPSMPPPPAATQGATRHPSFTPSTNRDAGPPTFLPRGRFHGCLKWSMVCLLMNGSSHSPTAINGAPSTPNGFSNGPATSSSASLSTHQLPPACGARQLSKLKRFLTTLQQFGNDISPEIGERVRTLVLGLVNSTLTIEEFHAKLQEATNFPLRPFVIPFLKANLPLLQRELLHCARMAKQTPAQYLAQHEQLLLDANASSPIDSSELLLEVGESGKRRTPDRTKENGLDRDPLHPEHLSKRPCTMSPAQRYSPSNGLSHPPNGLGHPPAGPPLPQHYRLEDMAMAHHYRDTYRHPDPRELRERQRPAAVHGTRQEEVIDHRLTDREWAEEWKHLNNLLNCIMDMVEKTRRSLTVLRRCQEADREELNHWIRRYSDAEDMKKGSPPSARPHNSSSAAAEAPQLDAHRDFAPRPLSGYMPEEIWRKAEEAVNEVKRQAMSELQKAVSDAERKAHELITTERAKMERALAEAKRQASEDALTVINQQEDSSESCWNCGRKASETCSGCNTARYCGSFCQHKDWEKHHHVCGQTLQGLPGPAAPGPGQPDGVPAMASSPSEAGSVAASRAGTPATPAPLDSASR, from the exons ATGCCCGACTCGCCGGCCGATGTGAAGACTCAGGCCCGCTCCACGCCGCCCAGCATGCCCCCGCCGCCGGCCGCCACGCAGGGAGCCACACGCCACCCCTCCTTCACACCCAGCACCA ATCGAGACGCTGGCCCTCCGACGTTTCTGCCTCGCGGCCGTTTTCATGGTTGCTTGAAATGGTCGATGGTCTGTCTTT TGATGAACGGGAGCAGCCACTCACCGACCGCCATCAATGGGGCTCCATCCACCCCCAACGGGTTCAGCAACGGCCCGGCCACCTCCTCCAGCGCCTCCCTGTCCACCCACCAGCTCCCTCCGGCCTGCGGCGCCCGCCAGCTCTCCAAGCTCAAGCGCTTCCTCACCACCCTGCAGCAGTTCGGGAACGACATCTCCCCTGAGATCGGGGAGCGGGTGCGCACCCTCGTCCTGGGGCTCGTG AACTCCACCCTCACCATTGAGGAGTTTCACGCCAAGCTCCAAGAGGCCACCAACTTCCCGCTGCGACCCTTCGTCATCCCCTTCCTCAAG GCCAACCTGCCGCTGCTGCAGCGGGAGCTGCTGCACTGCGCCCGCATGGCCAAGCAGACCCCGGCCCAGTACCTGGCCCAGCAcgagcagctgctgctggacgCCAACGCCTCCTCTCCCATCGACTCCTCCgagctgctcctggaggtgGGCGAGAGCGGCAAGAGGAGGACGCCAGACAG GACCAAAGAGAACGGTTTGGACCGAGACCCCCTGCACCCCGAGCACCTCAGCAAGCGGCCGTGCACCATGAGCCCAGCGCAGCGCTACAGCCCCAGCAACGGGCTGAGCCACCCCCCGAACGGGCTGGGGCACCCCCCGGCCGGgccccccctgccccagcactaCCGCCTGGAGGACATGGCCATGGCACACCACTACCGGGACACCTACCGGCACCCCGACCCCCGGGAGCTCCGTGAGCGCCAGCGGCCCGCCG CCGTGCACGGGACGCGGCAGGAGGAGGTGATCGACCACCGGCTCACGGACAGGGAATGGGCGGAGGAGTGGAAACACCTCAACAAC CTGCTCAACTGCATCATGGACATGGTGGAGAAGACGCGGCGGTCGCTGACGGTGCTGCGGCGGTGCCAGGAGGCCGATCGCGAGGAGCTCAACCACTGGATCCGGCGCTACAGCGACGCCGAGGACATGAAGAAAGGCAGCCCCCCCTCCGCACGCCCCCACAACTCCTCTTCCGCCGCCGCCGAGGCTCCCCAGTTAG ACGCTCACCGGGACTTCGCGCCGCGCCCGCTCTCCGGGTACATGCCCGAGGAGATCTGGAGGAAGGCTG AAGAAGCCGTGAACGAGGTGAAGCGCCAGGCCATGTCCGAGCTGCAGAAGGCCGTGTCGGACGCCGAGCGGAAAGCCCACGAGCTGATCACGACGGAGCGCGCCAAGATGGAGCGGGCCTTGGCCGAGGCCAAACGCCAGGCGTCCGAGGATGCCCTCACCGTCATCAATCAGCAGGAGGACTCGAGCGAG agctgctggaactgCGGGCGGAAAGCGAGCGAGACGTGCAGCGGCTGCAACACCGCGCGCTACTGCGGCTCCTTCTGCCAGCACAAGGATTGGGAGAAGCACCACCACGTCTGCGGGCAGACTCTGCAGGGGCTGCCGGGCCCCGCTGCCCCCGGGCCGGGCCAGCCCGATGGGGTGCCCGCCATGGCCAGCAGCCCCAGCGAGGCGGGCTCGGTGGCCGCGTCCCGCGCCGGCACTCCGGCCACGCCGGCGCCGCTGGACAGCGCGTCCCGCTGA
- the CBFA2T3 gene encoding protein CBFA2T3 isoform X4 — MLADNAETPAATMPDSPADVKTQARSTPPSMPPPPAATQGATRHPSFTPSTMMNGSSHSPTAINGAPSTPNGFSNGPATSSSASLSTHQLPPACGARQLSKLKRFLTTLQQFGNDISPEIGERVRTLVLGLVNSTLTIEEFHAKLQEATNFPLRPFVIPFLKANLPLLQRELLHCARMAKQTPAQYLAQHEQLLLDANASSPIDSSELLLEVGESGKRRTPDRTKENGLDRDPLHPEHLSKRPCTMSPAQRYSPSNGLSHPPNGLGHPPAGPPLPQHYRLEDMAMAHHYRDTYRHPDPRELRERQRPAAVHGTRQEEVIDHRLTDREWAEEWKHLNNLLNCIMDMVEKTRRSLTVLRRCQEADREELNHWIRRYSDAEDMKKGSPPSARPHNSSSAAAEAPQLDAHRDFAPRPLSGYMPEEIWRKAEEAVNEVKRQAMSELQKAVSDAERKAHELITTERAKMERALAEAKRQASEDALTVINQQEDSSESCWNCGRKASETCSGCNTARYCGSFCQHKDWEKHHHVCGQTLQGLPGPAAPGPGQPDGVPAMASSPSEAGSVAASRAGTPATPAPLDSASR, encoded by the exons ATAACGCGGAGACTCCGGCCGCCACCATGCCCGACTCGCCGGCCGATGTGAAGACTCAGGCCCGCTCCACGCCGCCCAGCATGCCCCCGCCGCCGGCCGCCACGCAGGGAGCCACACGCCACCCCTCCTTCACACCCAGCACCA TGATGAACGGGAGCAGCCACTCACCGACCGCCATCAATGGGGCTCCATCCACCCCCAACGGGTTCAGCAACGGCCCGGCCACCTCCTCCAGCGCCTCCCTGTCCACCCACCAGCTCCCTCCGGCCTGCGGCGCCCGCCAGCTCTCCAAGCTCAAGCGCTTCCTCACCACCCTGCAGCAGTTCGGGAACGACATCTCCCCTGAGATCGGGGAGCGGGTGCGCACCCTCGTCCTGGGGCTCGTG AACTCCACCCTCACCATTGAGGAGTTTCACGCCAAGCTCCAAGAGGCCACCAACTTCCCGCTGCGACCCTTCGTCATCCCCTTCCTCAAG GCCAACCTGCCGCTGCTGCAGCGGGAGCTGCTGCACTGCGCCCGCATGGCCAAGCAGACCCCGGCCCAGTACCTGGCCCAGCAcgagcagctgctgctggacgCCAACGCCTCCTCTCCCATCGACTCCTCCgagctgctcctggaggtgGGCGAGAGCGGCAAGAGGAGGACGCCAGACAG GACCAAAGAGAACGGTTTGGACCGAGACCCCCTGCACCCCGAGCACCTCAGCAAGCGGCCGTGCACCATGAGCCCAGCGCAGCGCTACAGCCCCAGCAACGGGCTGAGCCACCCCCCGAACGGGCTGGGGCACCCCCCGGCCGGgccccccctgccccagcactaCCGCCTGGAGGACATGGCCATGGCACACCACTACCGGGACACCTACCGGCACCCCGACCCCCGGGAGCTCCGTGAGCGCCAGCGGCCCGCCG CCGTGCACGGGACGCGGCAGGAGGAGGTGATCGACCACCGGCTCACGGACAGGGAATGGGCGGAGGAGTGGAAACACCTCAACAAC CTGCTCAACTGCATCATGGACATGGTGGAGAAGACGCGGCGGTCGCTGACGGTGCTGCGGCGGTGCCAGGAGGCCGATCGCGAGGAGCTCAACCACTGGATCCGGCGCTACAGCGACGCCGAGGACATGAAGAAAGGCAGCCCCCCCTCCGCACGCCCCCACAACTCCTCTTCCGCCGCCGCCGAGGCTCCCCAGTTAG ACGCTCACCGGGACTTCGCGCCGCGCCCGCTCTCCGGGTACATGCCCGAGGAGATCTGGAGGAAGGCTG AAGAAGCCGTGAACGAGGTGAAGCGCCAGGCCATGTCCGAGCTGCAGAAGGCCGTGTCGGACGCCGAGCGGAAAGCCCACGAGCTGATCACGACGGAGCGCGCCAAGATGGAGCGGGCCTTGGCCGAGGCCAAACGCCAGGCGTCCGAGGATGCCCTCACCGTCATCAATCAGCAGGAGGACTCGAGCGAG agctgctggaactgCGGGCGGAAAGCGAGCGAGACGTGCAGCGGCTGCAACACCGCGCGCTACTGCGGCTCCTTCTGCCAGCACAAGGATTGGGAGAAGCACCACCACGTCTGCGGGCAGACTCTGCAGGGGCTGCCGGGCCCCGCTGCCCCCGGGCCGGGCCAGCCCGATGGGGTGCCCGCCATGGCCAGCAGCCCCAGCGAGGCGGGCTCGGTGGCCGCGTCCCGCGCCGGCACTCCGGCCACGCCGGCGCCGCTGGACAGCGCGTCCCGCTGA
- the CBFA2T3 gene encoding protein CBFA2T3 isoform X1, with translation MLADNAETPAATMPDSPADVKTQARSTPPSMPPPPAATQGATRHPSFTPSTNRDAGPPTFLPRGRFHGCLKWSMVCLLMNGSSHSPTAINGAPSTPNGFSNGPATSSSASLSTHQLPPACGARQLSKLKRFLTTLQQFGNDISPEIGERVRTLVLGLVNSTLTIEEFHAKLQEATNFPLRPFVIPFLKANLPLLQRELLHCARMAKQTPAQYLAQHEQLLLDANASSPIDSSELLLEVGESGKRRTPDRTKENGLDRDPLHPEHLSKRPCTMSPAQRYSPSNGLSHPPNGLGHPPAGPPLPQHYRLEDMAMAHHYRDTYRHPDPRELRERQRPAAVHGTRQEEVIDHRLTDREWAEEWKHLNNLLNCIMDMVEKTRRSLTVLRRCQEADREELNHWIRRYSDAEDMKKGSPPSARPHNSSSAAAEAPQLDAHRDFAPRPLSGYMPEEIWRKAEEAVNEVKRQAMSELQKAVSDAERKAHELITTERAKMERALAEAKRQASEDALTVINQQEDSSESCWNCGRKASETCSGCNTARYCGSFCQHKDWEKHHHVCGQTLQGLPGPAAPGPGQPDGVPAMASSPSEAGSVAASRAGTPATPAPLDSASR, from the exons ATAACGCGGAGACTCCGGCCGCCACCATGCCCGACTCGCCGGCCGATGTGAAGACTCAGGCCCGCTCCACGCCGCCCAGCATGCCCCCGCCGCCGGCCGCCACGCAGGGAGCCACACGCCACCCCTCCTTCACACCCAGCACCA ATCGAGACGCTGGCCCTCCGACGTTTCTGCCTCGCGGCCGTTTTCATGGTTGCTTGAAATGGTCGATGGTCTGTCTTT TGATGAACGGGAGCAGCCACTCACCGACCGCCATCAATGGGGCTCCATCCACCCCCAACGGGTTCAGCAACGGCCCGGCCACCTCCTCCAGCGCCTCCCTGTCCACCCACCAGCTCCCTCCGGCCTGCGGCGCCCGCCAGCTCTCCAAGCTCAAGCGCTTCCTCACCACCCTGCAGCAGTTCGGGAACGACATCTCCCCTGAGATCGGGGAGCGGGTGCGCACCCTCGTCCTGGGGCTCGTG AACTCCACCCTCACCATTGAGGAGTTTCACGCCAAGCTCCAAGAGGCCACCAACTTCCCGCTGCGACCCTTCGTCATCCCCTTCCTCAAG GCCAACCTGCCGCTGCTGCAGCGGGAGCTGCTGCACTGCGCCCGCATGGCCAAGCAGACCCCGGCCCAGTACCTGGCCCAGCAcgagcagctgctgctggacgCCAACGCCTCCTCTCCCATCGACTCCTCCgagctgctcctggaggtgGGCGAGAGCGGCAAGAGGAGGACGCCAGACAG GACCAAAGAGAACGGTTTGGACCGAGACCCCCTGCACCCCGAGCACCTCAGCAAGCGGCCGTGCACCATGAGCCCAGCGCAGCGCTACAGCCCCAGCAACGGGCTGAGCCACCCCCCGAACGGGCTGGGGCACCCCCCGGCCGGgccccccctgccccagcactaCCGCCTGGAGGACATGGCCATGGCACACCACTACCGGGACACCTACCGGCACCCCGACCCCCGGGAGCTCCGTGAGCGCCAGCGGCCCGCCG CCGTGCACGGGACGCGGCAGGAGGAGGTGATCGACCACCGGCTCACGGACAGGGAATGGGCGGAGGAGTGGAAACACCTCAACAAC CTGCTCAACTGCATCATGGACATGGTGGAGAAGACGCGGCGGTCGCTGACGGTGCTGCGGCGGTGCCAGGAGGCCGATCGCGAGGAGCTCAACCACTGGATCCGGCGCTACAGCGACGCCGAGGACATGAAGAAAGGCAGCCCCCCCTCCGCACGCCCCCACAACTCCTCTTCCGCCGCCGCCGAGGCTCCCCAGTTAG ACGCTCACCGGGACTTCGCGCCGCGCCCGCTCTCCGGGTACATGCCCGAGGAGATCTGGAGGAAGGCTG AAGAAGCCGTGAACGAGGTGAAGCGCCAGGCCATGTCCGAGCTGCAGAAGGCCGTGTCGGACGCCGAGCGGAAAGCCCACGAGCTGATCACGACGGAGCGCGCCAAGATGGAGCGGGCCTTGGCCGAGGCCAAACGCCAGGCGTCCGAGGATGCCCTCACCGTCATCAATCAGCAGGAGGACTCGAGCGAG agctgctggaactgCGGGCGGAAAGCGAGCGAGACGTGCAGCGGCTGCAACACCGCGCGCTACTGCGGCTCCTTCTGCCAGCACAAGGATTGGGAGAAGCACCACCACGTCTGCGGGCAGACTCTGCAGGGGCTGCCGGGCCCCGCTGCCCCCGGGCCGGGCCAGCCCGATGGGGTGCCCGCCATGGCCAGCAGCCCCAGCGAGGCGGGCTCGGTGGCCGCGTCCCGCGCCGGCACTCCGGCCACGCCGGCGCCGCTGGACAGCGCGTCCCGCTGA
- the PABPN1L gene encoding embryonic polyadenylate-binding protein 2: protein MFGARASPLFLDTSEIWWQDPPPLKAEAESWDATEVAAVCKAADEGSDPSPQDGNRPEEQEDVQDPELEAIKAKLREIEKEDERLKELQLEADNHLFMSSEAALFPLTTKEKVEADQRSIYVGNVDYGGTAEELESHFNSCGQINRVTILCDKFSGHPKGYAYIEFEEQSSVKAAVELDESVFRGRVIKVLPKRTNMPGISSTDRGGYRGFFHARGGLGRWGGFYGQQPRVRGRTYRGRARLLPWYFPY, encoded by the exons ATGTTCGGGGCCCGGGCCAG TCCTCTCTTCCTGGACACTTCAGAGATCTGGTGGCAGGACCCACCGCCCCTGAAAGCGGAGGCAGAGTCCTGGGACGCGACAGAGGTGGCAGCTGTGTGTAAGGCAGCAGATGAGGGCTCAGATCCGAGCCCCCAGGACGGGAACaggccagaggagcaggaggatgttCAGGACCCG GAGCTGGAGGCCATCAAAGCCAAACTGCGGGAAATAGAGAAGGAGGATGAGAGGTTGAAGGAGTTGCAGCTGGAAGCCGATAACCACCTGTTCATGAGCTCAGAAGCAG CTCTCTTCCCACTGACAACCAAGGAGAAGGTGGAGGCTGACCAGCGTTCCATCTACGTGGGCAAT GTGGATTACGGGGGCacagcagaagagctggagTCTCACTTCAACAGCTGTGGGCAGATCAACCGCGTCACCATCCTCTGTGACAAGTTCTCGGGCCACCCCAAAGG CTATGCCTACATCGAGTttgaggagcagagctctgtgaagGCTGCGGTGGAGCTGGACGAGAGCGTGTTCAGGGGCCGTGTCATCAAg gtgctgcccaAGAGGACCAACATGCCTGGCATCAGCAGCACCGACCGTGGGGGCTACCGGGGCTTCTTCCATGCCCGGGGAGGGCTGGGCCGCTGGGGAGGCTTCTACgggcagcagcccagggtgaGAGGGAGGACCTACAG GGGTCGGGCCAGGCTGCTGCCTTGGTATTTTCCATACTAG